In Arthrobacter sp. SLBN-83, one DNA window encodes the following:
- a CDS encoding AAA family ATPase — MPILLDDIDLSAAAVAAQKTVDPKFFSSRLTGSGKKTGLLNESLRPINTATNTAYAVDRDIEVKQSSTHHDITTALVPLAPITRRSLLSGGSFTLPVPHVDDRFELDIATPTNSWDVHFDMTPQALTVYEDKSGDKIRRDLVIQYRLELYFLKQGLAEPERAVSVSRSIGYGNHDAAVFLQWDTSPAENARDVIEDVLSAAGLSATNLDKLADWMDEYPIYERITRLAQIWDSEAISDTVCQYVQDMPASPTEEQLNMLAVQLRYLENYNVPLEAYRRIHQQLDTTFSAPIAAKLSKQNLSLLMNHTLDHLERMKGQLITPPQPATAPVFPPHLSKQQLDALSTHEPLVMTQAGAGTGKSTVILERIKYLETCGVPASDITVLSFTNAAADNITEKNPNVGSMTIAKMIIDIYSMNHPTHKVSAIDTIINSIDIFYPNSQFAATFRHRLLEVDQNKTGAFTALNTFVENHFDEVIALLDRIEQTSLELQIIICYQKIDDMSEPAHVQSKYLIIDEVQDNSVFEFIYVLKYITKHAQSLFIVGDASQTLYEFRSANPRALNTLEGSGVFATFRLTTNYRSNQEILDFANVVLGGLETNQFANIQLQANSLAVPTVDSFQEKVTLNYHEVARLTGFIAKDLQPLVRNTVIPEYVQACLDRGEQVAFLAYARREVALIQEVLEKAYPNKHVASLVSDRVYATDIFSKYIKFFWNDVLQVQPANASFVVSQGIKDNMGKLTKNAGNVNVEKAILRTISEWWVENSAAINGWVALCNQGSLPANVFFDRLRDNLLSFEITRNQQKLNVNKQKNQERKRKNLESKADLVVSTIHGAKGLEFDNVVVLYKEDAKMTQDTKRMFYVAFTRAMKSQYVLSYGTAKNPPIQSSYEQIVNALTERDEKNAQRAAGIDPTLLVDDEDAGTAGDQQQVAEAV, encoded by the coding sequence ATGCCTATTCTGCTTGACGACATCGACCTTTCCGCAGCCGCCGTCGCTGCCCAGAAGACCGTCGACCCGAAGTTCTTCTCCTCGCGCCTGACCGGGTCCGGCAAGAAGACCGGCCTGCTCAATGAGAGCCTGCGGCCGATCAACACTGCGACCAACACCGCCTACGCGGTTGACCGCGACATCGAGGTCAAGCAGAGCTCGACCCACCACGACATCACCACCGCGCTGGTGCCGCTGGCCCCGATCACGCGCCGCTCCCTGCTCTCGGGCGGGTCGTTCACGCTGCCGGTACCGCATGTCGATGACCGCTTCGAGCTCGACATCGCCACGCCGACCAACTCCTGGGACGTGCACTTCGACATGACCCCCCAGGCCCTGACCGTGTACGAGGACAAGTCCGGCGACAAGATCCGCCGTGACCTGGTGATCCAGTACCGCCTGGAGCTCTACTTCCTCAAGCAGGGCTTGGCCGAGCCCGAGCGTGCCGTATCGGTATCCCGCTCCATCGGCTACGGTAACCACGACGCGGCGGTGTTCCTGCAGTGGGACACCAGCCCCGCAGAGAATGCCCGCGACGTCATCGAGGATGTGCTCTCGGCCGCAGGGTTGAGTGCCACCAACCTCGACAAGCTCGCCGACTGGATGGACGAGTACCCGATCTACGAGCGCATCACGCGCCTGGCCCAGATCTGGGACTCCGAGGCCATCTCGGACACCGTCTGCCAGTACGTGCAGGACATGCCGGCCAGCCCCACCGAGGAGCAGCTGAACATGCTCGCGGTGCAGCTGCGCTACCTGGAGAACTACAACGTCCCGCTGGAGGCCTACCGCCGGATCCACCAGCAGCTGGACACCACGTTCTCCGCGCCGATCGCGGCGAAGCTGTCCAAGCAGAACCTCAGCCTGCTGATGAACCACACCCTCGACCACCTGGAGCGCATGAAGGGCCAGCTCATCACGCCGCCCCAGCCGGCCACGGCCCCGGTCTTCCCGCCGCACCTGTCCAAGCAGCAGCTCGACGCGCTCAGCACGCACGAGCCGCTCGTGATGACGCAGGCAGGCGCGGGCACAGGCAAGTCGACCGTGATCCTCGAGCGCATCAAGTACCTCGAGACCTGCGGGGTGCCCGCCAGCGACATCACCGTCCTGTCGTTCACCAACGCCGCGGCCGACAACATCACGGAGAAGAACCCGAACGTCGGCTCGATGACGATCGCCAAGATGATCATCGACATCTATTCGATGAACCACCCGACCCACAAGGTCTCGGCCATCGACACGATCATCAACTCGATCGACATCTTCTACCCGAACAGCCAGTTCGCGGCGACGTTCCGACACCGCCTGCTGGAGGTCGACCAGAACAAGACCGGCGCGTTCACGGCCCTGAACACCTTCGTCGAGAACCACTTCGACGAGGTGATCGCGCTGCTCGACCGCATCGAGCAGACCTCGCTGGAGCTGCAGATCATCATCTGCTACCAGAAGATCGATGACATGTCCGAGCCTGCCCACGTGCAGAGCAAGTACCTGATCATCGACGAGGTCCAGGACAACTCGGTCTTCGAGTTCATCTACGTGCTGAAGTACATCACCAAGCACGCCCAGTCGCTGTTCATCGTCGGCGACGCCAGCCAGACGCTGTACGAGTTCCGCTCGGCCAACCCGAGGGCGCTCAACACGCTGGAGGGCTCGGGGGTCTTCGCGACCTTCCGGCTCACGACGAATTACCGGAGCAACCAGGAGATTCTCGACTTCGCGAACGTCGTGCTTGGCGGTCTGGAGACCAACCAGTTCGCCAACATCCAGCTGCAGGCCAACTCGCTGGCGGTGCCCACGGTCGACTCCTTCCAGGAGAAGGTCACCCTCAACTACCACGAGGTGGCCCGCCTGACCGGCTTCATCGCCAAAGACCTGCAGCCGCTCGTGCGCAACACGGTGATCCCGGAGTACGTTCAGGCCTGCCTGGACCGCGGCGAGCAGGTGGCCTTCCTGGCCTACGCCCGCCGTGAGGTGGCGCTGATCCAGGAAGTGCTCGAGAAGGCCTACCCGAATAAGCACGTGGCCTCGCTCGTCAGCGACCGCGTCTACGCCACGGACATCTTCTCGAAGTACATCAAGTTCTTCTGGAACGACGTCCTGCAGGTGCAGCCGGCCAACGCCTCGTTCGTGGTCTCCCAGGGGATCAAGGACAACATGGGCAAGCTGACGAAGAATGCCGGAAACGTCAACGTCGAGAAGGCAATCCTGCGCACCATCTCCGAGTGGTGGGTCGAGAACAGCGCCGCGATCAACGGCTGGGTGGCCCTGTGCAACCAGGGCAGCCTGCCTGCGAACGTGTTCTTCGACCGGCTCCGCGACAACCTCCTGTCCTTCGAGATCACGCGCAACCAGCAGAAGCTGAACGTGAACAAGCAGAAGAACCAGGAGCGCAAGCGGAAGAACCTCGAGTCCAAGGCCGACCTCGTCGTCTCGACGATCCACGGTGCCAAAGGCCTCGAGTTCGACAACGTCGTCGTCCTCTACAAGGAGGACGCGAAGATGACCCAGGACACCAAGCGGATGTTCTACGTCGCGTTCACGCGCGCCATGAAGAGCCAGTACGTGCTCTCCTACGGCACGGCGAAGAACCCGCCGATCCAGAGCAGCTACGAACAGATCGTCAACGCCCTCACCGAGCGTGACGAGAAGAACGCGCAGCGCGCTGCGGGCATCGACCCGACCCTTCTGGTCGACGACGAGGACGCCGGTACCGCCGGCGACCAGCAGCAGGTCGCAGAAGCCGTCTGA
- a CDS encoding phosphatase domain-containing protein, producing MTEISTATTAVLSPAVIVDIDGTVATHTLPDGRFIRGHHEYRLVPWDLPNPPVIETVRALYAAGLEIVFCSGRPVLDDNGWDVGRATYAWLIEHVGEWTASCPLFMRGQGDRRPDDIVKPEIYEAFIRGRWDVRLALDDRPRVIRAWQALGVPVFDVQPGSGEF from the coding sequence ATGACAGAAATCAGCACTGCCACGACCGCGGTCCTCTCGCCGGCCGTGATCGTCGACATCGACGGGACAGTCGCCACGCACACACTTCCCGACGGACGCTTCATCAGGGGACACCACGAGTACCGGCTCGTCCCCTGGGACCTGCCCAACCCGCCAGTGATCGAAACCGTGCGCGCCCTGTACGCTGCCGGACTTGAGATCGTGTTCTGCTCCGGCAGGCCGGTCCTGGACGACAACGGCTGGGACGTCGGCCGCGCGACCTACGCCTGGCTCATCGAACATGTGGGGGAGTGGACCGCCAGCTGCCCTCTGTTCATGCGCGGACAGGGCGACCGCCGGCCGGACGACATCGTCAAGCCCGAGATCTACGAGGCCTTCATCCGCGGGCGGTGGGACGTCCGGCTCGCGCTGGATGACCGCCCCAGGGTGATCCGCGCCTGGCAGGCCCTCGGCGTGCCGGTGTTCGACGTCCAGCCCGGCTCGGGCGAGTTCTGA